The DNA window ACTTATGGGTCAGTTTTTCCTAGAGAAATCCGCTGTTGAGTGTTAGTTGGTCATTAtgttcctatgtaattttttgcgtagaaatcaAATCTGTGGTCGTTTGGCTCAAAATCTCTGACTTAAAGCATGAAAACCgcagaaaattggtaaaaaacgcgaaaaaacgcgaaaaaccccccaaaaccccccttCATTTTGCCCCAGTGTCAATTTTGACGGCGGAAATGGAAAGAACGCAAAATTTTACCCCCCACACCCAATTTTCATCTGTATACGAGCGAAATTGACGGCGCTACAAAATTAAAACCGATTTTGCGCTTAAAAATTCGGGGGGtagttctgaaaaaaattctgtagtTTCTGGAACACTTTCATAGTCTTCACTCACTGAAAAATTAACTGTAATTACCTTCAAGTCCACTTTCTGCGCTTGGGCGGAATAATTCAATAATGGATTTCCACTTAAGATATTCTCCATGcgaatattttcttcttcttgtgcTTTTTCTGCTGCCTGTTGAAAACAGATagtttgtcaaatttaaaaaactggtttgaAATCAGAGGCAGGGATGCCCACCGGAAAATCAGGATATGTTATGAGTGACAGCCAAGTAAATGTTGCCCATGGACTCTGCCCCATAATGTGATTGAAGAGCATTATGAGTACGAATGAATCATGGCTGTTCAGGTGGCTTATTACTGAGCAACTGCCAAATCCCCTTGCTCCTTTTTTCCATTCCGTTGGGTCCTTTAAGGATGTATGTGAAGTTAGAAAGTCCCATCATTGACCTTGATGCTACTTGATGGTGGGTACAAGAATCGTCGACACAAGTGgatcgaaaaacgaaaacacaATTCAATTGACATCGattcgttcaaaaatttcaatttaaaaaccttgaacgaaaaaaaactatttttacgGCGACGTTGCTTTGTTCCACATCGGTTCACTTGACACAGATCAATCGAAAAATAGAAACGCAATCCAATCTACACTCTTTCGATcgactttttttccattgaaaaatttttcatAGACACAGTTTTTATCGACGAATAACGAGATGTACTTTTTCGCTcgaaaatatcaatttaaaatccttgaaaaaaaaaacattttcacgTCAACATCGTTATGTTCGACGCCAGTTCACTTGACACAATTCAATCAAAATATAGGAATGCAATTAAATCGACATAGATTTGATCAGCACTCATTCGATCGACATAATTTTCATTGATGTGGTTTGATTGACATATTTTCGATCGACAATGTTTAGAGCGACACTTTTTTGCTCGAAAAATGCTTAGTGATAAAGAACCACCATTTCGTCGACTCTTTTTCAATCGCAAATTGCATCTTTTAATCTCGCAGGAGGCATGTGCAAGCCATAGAGTTCATTTACATGTGTTCAATCGTGTGCACatcgtgttttcatttttccatcgaGTTGTGTCGACGATTCTTGTAACCACCCTTCTTGATAGCaccattttttcttaaaaaaattacaaatgtaAAATTATAGTAAAACAGGCCATGCAGCAGAAATGCAGTttggcaataaaaaaaaaatgcgcatGTGCCCTTTTATTATACACCCCTTCAAACAAAGGCTTACCAAACTGCATGGACAGATTGTCAACAGGCTCAGAAAAACTggaaagttctgaaaaattgcggaattttgaaaactgGTTGGCAGTGGGGAGAAAGTTGGGTTTGACTCCGGGCTCAGAATGAATTAAAAACCCTGTCTTTTAGTAACATCTCTCAACTTAAAATGCAACCCTAACAGCAAATCAAAAAGTCGCTTCAGCTAATTTCTGCAAGAAAGTGCCTCATTTTCACCATTAGACCCTTTCAAACCACAGTCAACAAAGTTACTGCTTTTCTGAAAGGTGAAGAATTCGTCTTTGTCACTTATGTTCGGTATGCATTGTTACTACACTGAACTAGTTTACTACCTACTGAACCTACCTATactgaattaatttttcaaatttcttttttctttaaatcaagTTCCATTTCTTttatctccttctttttttccatgttctTTTTCTGCATAGAAAATATTTAACCTTTATCTCTTTTGCAGAATCATATTCAAAGGAGATTGGTTTCATTTCAGCTATCAGGAtcatttcttaaacttttcGAAATGAACCTTAGGACACACACAATTAGTATAATAATTCAGTTAAATAATAATAGAATGGAATAATAAACTTGATCTACGAATACGAAACACATTCTTGTCACACAAGAAAAATACCTTCTTGGCTTGCTCTATAGatcgttctttttttattctggAGAGTTCTGCAAGAAGCACTGCAGTGTCATCCTCACTGTCTGGGTCATCTGAATCATCATCATCAATTGGATCATCAACGTCAAGGCTTGATGCAGGCAGCTGTTCAACTCTTGGTCGTTtgctaaataaaaaaaaaataagttgtgtgaattattttttttaagtgactGTCATGTATTGTAATGTAGTAGcttcgatttttctccattaCTAAATTAAGGAGGCATATTGAACTGTAATTTCCCACCAATCATTGAGCAATCTGTGTGCCGAATCTCATCTGTCATTTATCTTTTATCAGCAACAAGTACTAGCACACTCATGATCACAGTTAGTTAAGTCACCTACTGAAATTTGTATACCTAAAATTTGTAATTATAGAATAAAAACAAACCTTTTGATAAACCTGGTCTTCTTCCTGAATAAAGCCAATAGTCATAATACTGTTTGATTCTcagtaaagtaaaaaaattgttccagGTTAGTCACCAATTTGTAGAAAATGAGAGAACAGGGAGACACTTACCTATTACTTGATGAGGCGTCCACAATCCTCTTCAGACCTTTGGCATctttgtctttttctttttcctctaattcCTTCCGAAAATCGCGAGCTTTCAATTCTGCATTGGTTCCTTGGCCCTGTTCCCTATAGAACATAGCCAAAAGAGTGAAATTTAAGAACAAGAATGAATCAATATCTTGAGATTGACAGTACTGAAGAATTAATCCACAAAAATGACTTACCTtgaaatatcgaaaaaaaaaaaaaattataagcttCTTTTTGCATAGTAATAATGGCTACCTGAAAAAGGCAAACAAGATGTCGCTTCAATTGGTCATATCAAAGAGAAGGATGCATACGATTACTCATCAACTGCCACTTTACTTAAAAATGGAGTTTATTCCATTGATTTTCGACTAACTTTAAAGTGAAATTACCATTTGAGTCGAGTGATACCGTTTCAAAGAGTGGATCAGGAAGGAATTTTCAACTACTGACAATCTCCGGTACAACAGAGCTGAATTACCTTCGGGCGACATTCTGCCTACAACATTGGGTTTTTATGTTGGCAGCAATTACTAACACACCAAAAATTCTTTCATCTCCAGAGGTGGGTCGAAAAGTGGATGCATTCACATATTGGCCAAAATTTGTCAAGCAACTaagattaaatttttacttcagcGGGGATATTAAGTATTACTCCTTACGTTTGCGAGCATGCCGATCTggttaaaaaatttgactaaatCCACTCGCAGGAATGCGCCTAACCTAACTTGAGGATTTCATGTCCGCCATCTATTTAGATCGGTGGCTTTTTGATGCCTCAATATTATTATCTGAAAATCAGCTACGAAATCATAATGGAGTTGGAGTTGGCATAGCCAGATTtacgtaatggagatgttgcatgtgtgaggaatttgcgatttgacagttgcttcttctgtaaaagttcgtgagaaactcgatgatgccactggttttctctgaaatcaactctcaagcccaaaaaaagctctcaagttgaggctaaaatggagaggttatcccacgctatcctgagagtccacctctacatcaagacaaactctccatgcaaagatagggagcaaatacatttgacagggttgccactttaattgcggggactcgaaaactgaaaaaacggcaactctgctaatgtatttgctccctatctttgcatcgagagtttgtcttgatgtagaggtggactctcaggatagcgtggga is part of the Bemisia tabaci chromosome 1, PGI_BMITA_v3 genome and encodes:
- the c12.1 gene encoding protein CWC15 homolog → MTTAARPTFDPARGGQGRGEKDLSAISKQYSSRDLPSHTKLKFREQGQGTNAELKARDFRKELEEKEKDKDAKGLKRIVDASSSNSKRPRVEQLPASSLDVDDPIDDDDSDDPDSEDDTAVLLAELSRIKKERSIEQAKKAAEKAQEEENIRMENILSGNPLLNYSAQAQKVDLKVKRRWDDDVVFKNCARSEPEKKTNHFINDSLRSEFHRKFMEKYVK